The following are encoded together in the Arcobacter aquimarinus genome:
- a CDS encoding response regulator: MKKIIIYLLILPIFLVADFKQKLTSEEKKWLENKEFIIVGAMDNWAPINFVNYNKEASGIGSSLIELLNKKLDNKLKIESSNWNNIYEKAKNAKIDLILDITPKKDREEFFFFSKPYLEIPHVIVSKSEQKSFKSLEDLKGKIVALEEGVGTVNDLKNNHPQIVIKTFENTTLALDAVSRGLADAYIGNRAVVTYKLSTELINNLKIDSIDTTRIASLLTIGVPKNYPILYSIIQKAIDEITPQEFNKIYKKWSNEDWIELKLTSQEKEWLKNNPIIKFAADPNYMPYESFDSNGNYVGFISTYLTSLEETLGIKFDIIKTDSWQETLEYARTNKIDMFTNYMEAEEFEKTHITKPLDIKSPIVVVGKKDINKEFIISIEQLKNKKIAIIKDYFYLNEIYKQFPNFNYIEVENASIALNGVSLGLYDVALCSLPVATYNISQLGLSNLEIVGKTDTFMQLGFSIKKDYEIFSKIIEKVLVQYKNEDFNKIIKDWQKVTKDSDLDWNFIVKILFLIILILIFLLLWNYQLKRKVAKKTYELSKLLKFFDENVIASKTDLQGNITYVSEAFCNISGYKKEFLLGKNHRINKHSDNPKYIFEQMWSEITQGKLWRGRIKNRRKDGSYYWVDSLIEQEKDFNGKVIGYVSIRHDVTAQVELEDLSKNLENIVRERTNELYELHRKQKAIFDTVTIGILLLKDRKILELNNQICLNFGYEYDELLNQCTRIFYKNEDDFNYVSQEYELLKSGEIATWEQLFVRKNLSTFWARVSMQAIDFKDSSKGIVAIINDITLEKKAIEDIKKAKELAEESTKSKSEFLANMSHEIRTPMNAIIGMSYLALQTSLDEQQKNYIQKIDTASKNLLGIINDILDFSKIEAGKLNIETIEFSLNDVLSNVSNIFMFQIEEKGLELLFDIDINVPILLKGDLFRINQILINLLSNAIKFTSKGEIILSIKLIEKNKKSVKIKFDVKDTGIGLSKEQQSKLFNSFSQADSSTTRKYGGSGLGLAICKQIVELMNGEIGVNSEIGVGSDFYFELELEFQEEQKIIEINKEIKDLKVLIVDDNASSREILENIIKSLKLEVKSLCCGKESIVELKEAYLNGNPYDLVLMDWMMPQMDGVDTIIKIKEDKQIRKTPTFIMVTAYNKDELIQKVKDANVVGVLEKPISPSSLYDSLLKAFGNNIIINAHENMKKDGFKEIKNSLKGNKALLVEDNLQNQEIAVAFLDNLGIKTVVSNNGKEALEILEKDDDFDVVLMDCQMPIMDGYEATKQIRKIEKFKDLPIIAMTANAMQGDKQKCIDAGMDDYISKPLDFNRFYETLVPYVKSNNIEEIKENKTISKSILDFEIEGLDLELALNRMALNVDLLKNQLNRFVKSQKNFQQKIDILVNSNQLEELVREIHTLKSLCGNIAATKLFDEAKDLEEYLNLNGVNDNALKFIKELSSTLKTLVLNIAKQMNISITRNEEFLVSNLLKNDEEIKKLFEELEVLLKELDSSAIDKINEIKILLGKNSIEEIEILENYINSFDFDKAIEFLKNIK, translated from the coding sequence TTGAAAAAAATTATAATTTACTTACTAATACTACCTATTTTTTTAGTTGCAGATTTTAAACAAAAACTAACTTCTGAAGAAAAAAAGTGGCTTGAAAATAAAGAATTTATAATAGTTGGAGCAATGGATAATTGGGCTCCTATAAATTTTGTTAATTATAATAAAGAAGCTTCAGGAATAGGCTCTTCTTTGATTGAGTTATTAAATAAAAAACTTGATAATAAACTAAAAATAGAATCTTCAAATTGGAATAATATTTATGAAAAAGCAAAAAATGCTAAAATAGATTTAATTTTAGATATAACTCCAAAAAAAGATAGAGAAGAGTTTTTCTTTTTTTCAAAACCTTATTTGGAAATTCCTCATGTTATAGTTTCAAAAAGTGAGCAAAAATCTTTTAAATCTTTGGAAGATTTAAAAGGTAAAATAGTTGCTTTAGAAGAGGGTGTTGGAACAGTTAATGATTTAAAAAATAATCATCCACAAATAGTTATAAAAACTTTTGAAAATACTACTTTAGCTTTAGATGCAGTTTCAAGAGGTTTAGCTGATGCTTATATTGGAAATAGAGCTGTTGTAACATATAAATTATCAACTGAATTAATAAATAATTTAAAAATTGACTCAATTGATACTACAAGAATAGCTTCTTTATTGACTATAGGTGTACCAAAAAATTATCCAATTTTATACTCTATTATTCAAAAAGCTATAGATGAAATAACTCCTCAAGAGTTCAATAAAATATACAAAAAATGGTCAAATGAAGATTGGATAGAATTAAAATTAACAAGTCAAGAAAAAGAGTGGCTTAAGAATAATCCTATTATAAAATTTGCAGCAGATCCTAATTATATGCCTTATGAATCTTTTGATTCAAATGGTAATTATGTGGGATTTATTTCAACTTATTTAACTTCTTTAGAAGAGACTTTAGGAATTAAATTTGACATTATCAAAACAGACTCTTGGCAAGAGACTTTAGAGTATGCAAGAACTAATAAAATTGATATGTTTACAAATTACATGGAAGCAGAAGAGTTTGAAAAAACTCATATAACAAAACCTTTAGATATAAAAAGTCCAATAGTTGTGGTTGGGAAAAAAGATATAAATAAAGAGTTTATTATTTCAATTGAACAGTTAAAAAATAAAAAAATAGCTATAATAAAAGATTATTTTTATTTGAATGAAATATATAAACAATTCCCAAATTTTAATTATATTGAAGTTGAAAATGCTTCTATAGCTTTGAATGGAGTCTCTTTAGGACTTTATGATGTTGCACTTTGCTCTTTACCTGTAGCTACTTATAATATTTCTCAATTAGGATTATCAAATTTAGAAATAGTTGGAAAAACTGATACTTTTATGCAGTTAGGTTTTTCAATAAAAAAAGATTATGAAATTTTTTCTAAAATTATAGAAAAAGTTTTAGTTCAATATAAAAATGAAGATTTTAATAAAATTATAAAAGATTGGCAAAAAGTAACAAAAGATTCTGATTTAGATTGGAATTTTATTGTAAAAATCTTGTTTTTAATTATTTTAATACTAATTTTTTTATTACTTTGGAACTATCAACTTAAAAGAAAAGTTGCAAAAAAGACCTATGAACTCTCTAAATTATTGAAATTCTTTGATGAAAATGTAATAGCTTCAAAAACAGATTTACAAGGAAATATTACTTATGTAAGTGAAGCATTTTGTAATATAAGTGGATATAAAAAAGAGTTTTTATTAGGAAAAAATCATAGAATAAACAAACATAGTGATAATCCAAAATATATTTTTGAGCAAATGTGGTCTGAAATAACTCAAGGAAAACTTTGGAGAGGAAGAATAAAAAATAGAAGAAAAGATGGAAGTTATTATTGGGTTGATAGTTTAATTGAACAAGAAAAAGATTTTAATGGAAAAGTTATAGGTTATGTATCAATAAGACATGACGTAACAGCTCAAGTTGAACTTGAAGATTTAAGTAAAAATCTTGAAAATATTGTAAGAGAAAGAACAAATGAATTATATGAACTTCACAGAAAACAAAAAGCTATTTTTGATACTGTAACTATTGGAATTCTTTTATTAAAAGATAGAAAAATTTTAGAGTTAAATAATCAAATTTGTTTAAATTTTGGTTATGAATATGATGAACTTTTAAATCAATGTACAAGAATATTTTATAAAAATGAAGATGATTTTAATTATGTATCACAAGAATATGAATTATTAAAAAGTGGTGAAATTGCAACTTGGGAACAACTTTTTGTAAGAAAAAATTTATCAACTTTTTGGGCTAGAGTAAGTATGCAAGCTATTGATTTTAAAGATTCTTCAAAAGGGATAGTTGCAATCATAAATGATATTACTTTAGAAAAAAAAGCTATAGAGGATATAAAAAAAGCAAAAGAATTAGCTGAAGAATCGACAAAATCAAAAAGTGAGTTTTTAGCAAATATGAGTCATGAAATAAGAACTCCAATGAATGCAATAATTGGTATGTCATATCTTGCACTACAAACCTCTTTGGATGAACAGCAAAAAAACTATATTCAAAAAATTGATACAGCATCAAAAAATCTTTTAGGAATAATCAATGATATTTTAGATTTTTCAAAAATTGAAGCAGGAAAGTTAAATATTGAAACAATAGAATTTTCTTTAAATGATGTTTTATCAAATGTTTCAAATATTTTTATGTTTCAAATAGAAGAAAAAGGCTTGGAATTGCTTTTTGATATAGATATAAATGTTCCTATTTTATTGAAAGGTGATTTATTTAGAATAAATCAGATTTTAATAAATCTTTTAAGTAACGCTATAAAATTTACTTCAAAAGGTGAAATTATTTTATCTATTAAATTAATTGAAAAAAATAAAAAGAGTGTAAAAATAAAATTTGATGTAAAAGATACAGGAATTGGTTTATCAAAAGAACAACAATCAAAACTTTTTAATTCATTTTCTCAAGCTGATAGTTCAACAACTAGAAAATATGGTGGTTCTGGTTTAGGTTTGGCTATTTGTAAACAAATTGTTGAATTGATGAATGGGGAAATAGGTGTAAATAGTGAAATCGGAGTAGGCAGTGATTTTTATTTTGAATTAGAATTAGAATTCCAAGAAGAACAAAAAATAATAGAAATAAACAAAGAGATAAAAGATTTGAAGGTATTGATAGTTGATGATAATGCTTCTTCAAGAGAGATTTTAGAGAATATAATAAAATCCTTAAAACTTGAAGTGAAATCTTTATGTTGTGGAAAAGAGTCTATTGTTGAATTAAAAGAAGCATATTTAAATGGTAATCCTTATGATTTAGTTTTAATGGATTGGATGATGCCTCAAATGGATGGAGTTGATACAATAATAAAAATAAAAGAAGATAAACAAATCAGAAAAACTCCTACTTTTATAATGGTTACAGCTTATAATAAAGATGAATTAATTCAAAAGGTAAAAGATGCAAATGTTGTTGGGGTTTTAGAAAAACCAATAAGTCCTTCTTCTTTATATGATTCTTTATTAAAAGCTTTTGGAAACAATATCATAATCAATGCCCATGAAAATATGAAAAAAGATGGTTTTAAAGAGATAAAAAATTCACTAAAAGGAAATAAGGCACTTTTAGTTGAAGATAATCTTCAAAATCAAGAAATAGCAGTTGCATTTTTAGATAACTTAGGTATAAAAACTGTAGTTAGTAATAATGGAAAAGAGGCTTTAGAAATACTTGAAAAAGATGATGATTTTGATGTTGTTTTAATGGATTGCCAAATGCCTATAATGGATGGATATGAAGCAACTAAACAAATTAGAAAAATTGAGAAATTTAAAGATTTACCAATTATTGCAATGACAGCAAACGCAATGCAAGGAGATAAACAAAAATGTATTGATGCTGGAATGGATGATTATATCTCTAAACCTTTAGATTTTAATAGATTTTATGAAACTCTTGTCCCTTATGTAAAATCAAATAATATTGAAGAAATTAAGGAAAATAAAACTATTTCAAAATCTATATTAGATTTTGAAATAGAAGGATTAGATTTAGAACTTGCTTTAAATAGAATGGCTTTAAATGTGGATTTATTGAAAAATCAGTTGAATAGATTTGTAAAATCTCAAAAAAACTTTCAACAAAAAATTGATATTTTAGTCAATTCAAATCAACTAGAAGAGTTAGTAAGAGAAATTCATACTTTAAAAAGTTTATGTGGAAATATAGCTGCCACAAAGTTATTTGATGAAGCAAAAGATTTAGAAGAGTATTTAAATCTTAATGGGGTTAATGATAACGCCTTGAAATTTATAAAAGAACTCTCTTCAACTCTGAAAACTTTGGTTTTAAATATAGCTAAACAAATGAATATTTCTATAACAAGAAATGAAGAATTTCTAGTTTCAAATCTTTTAAAAAATGATGAAGAAATAAAAAAATTGTTTGAAGAATTGGAAGTTTTACTAAAAGAGTTAGATTCTTCAGCAATCGATAAAATAAATGAGATAAAAATTTTATTAGGAAAAAATAGTATAGAAGAGATTGAAATTTTAGAAAATTATATAAATAGTTTTGATTTTGATAAAGCAATTGAGTTTTTGAAAAATATAAAATAA
- a CDS encoding response regulator transcription factor → MILNKDVNILIVEDEIIATEYLKNILYSLEFENIFTAENFEEALEEIKKQEIDLIFMDINISGSIDGINCAKILNKHYFLPIIFTTAYCDKETMIEAINTNCFGYIVKPFSVNEVQSSLLLTLSKLKEVKSSLLKENINLQQNVISLGFGQKFDFLNKTFYVNSIPINLTKNETNLLYVFCKNINQNLSYEILKEEVWTNKDISDSTIRDTVSRLKKKASNLNLENIVNLGYILKS, encoded by the coding sequence ATGATACTAAATAAAGATGTTAATATTTTGATTGTTGAAGATGAAATAATTGCAACAGAGTATTTAAAGAATATTTTATACTCACTTGAATTTGAAAATATTTTTACAGCTGAAAATTTTGAAGAAGCACTAGAAGAGATAAAAAAACAAGAGATAGATTTGATTTTTATGGATATAAATATTAGTGGTTCAATTGATGGAATAAACTGTGCAAAAATTTTAAATAAACACTATTTTTTACCTATTATATTTACAACTGCATACTGTGATAAAGAAACTATGATTGAAGCTATTAATACTAACTGTTTTGGATATATTGTCAAACCATTTAGTGTAAATGAAGTACAATCGTCACTTTTATTAACCTTGAGTAAATTAAAAGAAGTTAAATCTAGTCTTTTGAAAGAGAATATAAATTTACAACAAAATGTCATATCTCTAGGTTTTGGACAAAAATTTGATTTTCTAAATAAAACATTTTATGTTAATAGTATTCCTATAAATCTCACAAAAAATGAAACTAATTTATTATATGTATTTTGTAAAAACATAAATCAAAATCTTTCATATGAAATTTTAAAAGAAGAAGTCTGGACAAATAAAGATATATCTGATTCAACTATTAGGGATACTGTATCTAGACTTAAAAAGAAAGCTTCAAATTTAAATCTAGAAAATATTGTAAATCTTGGGTATATTTTAAAATCATAA
- a CDS encoding 7TM diverse intracellular signaling domain-containing protein: MKKNILIPILFFIFSTSLFADIFVINQANPYNKFEMNYLKDESSNLSINEIVNQEFKENTKNNFNLGFHKGSIWFKFDLKNSTNFENFILTLNEHFYEKANLYYEKDEKIEQLTNSLFTLIDQREVKSNILAFNIDLPKEQIKTIYLELEGKYAYFGKVEVFEKDYFYARQSIGINTLFTFVLGVIFVLIFFTLFLYTKTKEKIYLYYLGYSVFLFIYISNITGLLVFIDLQKYMYDLHLSAAFCIGFMILLSKEYLETKKYLPKFDKVLVFLSAPFFILGILLLFSYQPWNKYINNYLGLICVLLIVVSAIVYFKGHKQSKYYTLAMVIYLVSIVLLTLMIIGVLEYSYLTRYGFIVGIVIEMLFFSYLLANRYLLAKEKVQNYLEEEVNTRTKELNVILQERELLLKELHHRVKNNFHMLIGMLWIEQKKEDFSKENISLLIHRIESMAMIHEFLHQSNNLENINLKIYLEKIISNISLGYNISKIKIDIKQINVKYDVATSLGIIINEVLSNALKHNKKIKNLLIEIYVNKNISNKICIVIKDNGKGFNKENPTGLGLKLINQFCKKLPNSKYDFSFENGTKFELEFEE, from the coding sequence ATGAAAAAAAACATACTAATTCCAATTCTTTTTTTTATCTTTTCTACTTCATTATTTGCAGATATTTTTGTGATAAATCAAGCAAATCCTTATAATAAATTTGAGATGAATTATTTAAAAGATGAAAGTTCAAATTTATCTATAAATGAAATAGTAAATCAAGAGTTCAAAGAAAACACAAAAAATAACTTTAATTTAGGTTTTCATAAAGGTTCTATTTGGTTCAAATTTGATTTAAAAAACAGTACAAATTTTGAGAATTTTATTTTAACTTTAAATGAGCATTTTTATGAAAAAGCTAATTTGTATTATGAAAAAGATGAGAAAATAGAACAACTCACTAATTCTTTATTCACTTTGATTGACCAAAGAGAAGTAAAGTCAAATATTCTAGCTTTTAATATAGATTTACCAAAAGAGCAGATTAAAACAATCTATTTAGAATTAGAAGGGAAATATGCCTATTTTGGAAAAGTTGAAGTTTTTGAAAAAGATTATTTTTATGCTCGCCAAAGCATTGGGATAAATACCCTTTTTACCTTTGTCTTGGGAGTCATTTTTGTTCTGATATTTTTTACCCTTTTTCTATACACAAAAACCAAAGAAAAAATCTATTTATATTATTTAGGATACAGTGTTTTTTTATTTATCTATATTTCAAATATCACTGGTTTATTAGTTTTTATAGATTTACAAAAATATATGTATGATTTACATCTAAGTGCTGCTTTTTGTATAGGTTTCATGATTTTACTTTCAAAGGAATATTTAGAAACCAAAAAATATCTCCCAAAATTTGATAAAGTTTTAGTGTTTTTAAGCGCTCCGTTTTTTATCCTTGGAATATTGCTACTTTTTTCTTATCAACCATGGAATAAATATATTAACAACTATTTAGGACTTATTTGTGTATTATTAATAGTAGTATCAGCCATTGTATATTTTAAAGGGCATAAACAATCAAAATACTATACCCTTGCAATGGTTATCTATCTTGTATCTATAGTATTGTTAACTCTTATGATTATTGGTGTTTTAGAATATTCCTATCTTACACGATATGGTTTTATAGTGGGTATTGTCATTGAAATGCTCTTTTTTTCTTATCTTTTAGCAAATAGATATCTTTTAGCAAAAGAAAAAGTTCAAAATTATTTGGAAGAAGAAGTAAATACTAGAACTAAAGAATTAAATGTTATTTTACAAGAAAGAGAATTACTCTTAAAGGAATTACATCATAGAGTAAAAAATAACTTTCATATGTTAATAGGAATGCTATGGATTGAGCAAAAAAAAGAGGATTTTTCAAAAGAAAATATATCTTTACTTATTCATAGGATTGAATCTATGGCAATGATTCACGAATTTCTTCATCAATCTAATAATTTAGAAAATATAAATCTTAAAATATATCTTGAAAAAATTATTTCAAATATTTCGCTTGGATATAATATCTCTAAAATCAAAATTGATATAAAACAGATAAATGTGAAATATGATGTTGCCACTTCTTTGGGAATTATTATAAATGAAGTATTGTCAAATGCATTAAAACATAATAAAAAGATAAAAAATTTATTAATTGAAATTTATGTAAATAAAAATATTTCAAACAAAATATGTATAGTTATTAAAGACAATGGAAAAGGATTTAATAAAGAAAATCCTACTGGTTTAGGATTAAAACTTATTAACCAGTTTTGTAAAAAACTTCCAAATAGTAAATATGATTTTAGTTTTGAAAATGGTACAAAATTTGAATTAGAATTTGAAGAATAG